One Mercurialis annua linkage group LG3, ddMerAnnu1.2, whole genome shotgun sequence DNA window includes the following coding sequences:
- the LOC126674762 gene encoding rac-like GTP-binding protein ARAC8, with amino-acid sequence MAASASRFIKCVTVGDGAVGKTCMLICYTSNKFPTDYIPTVFDNFSANVVVEGITVNLGLWDTAGQEDYNRLRPLSYRGGDVFVLAFSLVSRASYENVLKKWVPELQHFAPGVPLVLVGTKLDLREDKHYLADHPGLVPVTTAQGEELRRQIGALYYIECSSKTQQNVKAVFDSAIRVVIKPEPKQKEKKKKPTRGCLLNVFCGRRLVCMR; translated from the exons ATGGCTGCAAGTGCTTCAAGGTTCATCAAGTGTGTCACAGTAGGAGATGGGGCTGTTGGCAAAACTTGCATGCTTATTTGCTACACTAGTAACAAATTTCCTACT GACTATATACCCACTGTGTTCGACAACTTCAGTGCAAATGTTGTAGTTGAAGGAATCACTGTCAACTTAGGCCTTTGGGACACAGCTG GACAAGAAGATTACAATAGATTGAGGCCCTTGAGTTACAGAGGGGGTGATGTCTTTGTGTTGGCTTTCTCCCTAGTTAGTCGGGCGAGCTATGAGAATGTACTTAAAAAG TGGGTTCCCGAGCTTCAGCATTTTGCTCCAGGAGTTCCGTTAGTATTAGTTGGAACCAAACTGG ATCTCCGTGAGGACAAGCATTATTTGGCCGATCATCCTGGATTGGTACCTGTAACTACTGCACAG GGAGAGGAGCTTCGCAGACAGATTGGTGCACTATATTATATTGAATGCAGCTCAAAAACTCAGCAG AATGTGAAAGCTGTTTTTGATTCGGCAATCAGGGTAGTTATCAAACCTGAACCAAAACAaaaggagaagaagaaaaagccAACTCGGGGATGCCTATT AAATGTCTTCTGTGGGAGGAGGCTCGTGTGCATGAGATGA
- the LOC126673700 gene encoding protease Do-like 9, producing MGKSKRGRKSKTLDPSTDDDVFAVTNIEIISPATSPTTANAAESHSRGRGRPKKRLKAERSPSFVPQANNGGEMMLSMLPAESVAGPQRLVPAMDAVVKVFCVHTEPNFSLPWQRKRQYSSSSSGFVIGGRRVLTNAHSVEHYTQVKLKKRGSDTKYLATVLAIGTECDIAMLTVNDDEFWEGVSPVEFGQLPALQDAVTVVGYPIGGDTISVTSGVVSRIEILSYVHGSTELLGLQIDAAINSGNSGGPAFNDKGKCVGIAFQSLKHEDAENIGYVIPTPVITHFIQDYEKNGAYTGFPFLGIEWQKMENPDLRKAMGMKHDQKGVRIRRIDPTALESKVLKPSDIILSFDGVDIANDGTVPFRHGERIGFSYLISQKYTGDGAAIKVLRSSEVLNFDIKLTTHRKLIPSHVKGRPPSYYIIAGLVFSTVSVPYLRSEYGKEYEYEAPVKLLDKLLHSMPQTPDEQLVVVSQVLVADINIGYEDIVNTQVLAFNGKPVKNLKSLANMVENCNDEFLKFDLDYDQIVVLATKTAKAATVDILTTHCIPSAMSDDLKQ from the exons ATGGGCAAATCCAAACGCGGCCGAAAATCCAAAACCCTAGATCCTTCTACCGACGACGATGTTTTTGCCGTCACCAATATCGAAATCATCAGTCCCGCCACCTCACCCACCACCGCCAATGCCGCCGAATCCCACTCACGTGGCCGTGGCCGTCCTAAGAAACGCCTTAAGGCAGAAAGGTCTCCGTCTTTTGTGCCACAGGCAAATAATGGAGGAGAAATGATGCTCTCAATGCTGCCTGCTGAGAGCGTCGCTGGTCCGCAACGGTTGGTGCCGGCTATGGACGCCGTGGTGAAGGTGTTTTGTGTGCACACAGAGCCGAATTTTTCATTGCCGTGGCAAAGGAAGAGACAGTATAGTTCGAGTAGTAGCGGGTTTGTGATTGGAGGAAGGAGGGTATTGACTAATGCACATTCTGTTGAGCATTACACTCAAGTTAAGCTCAAGAAACGAGGCTCggatactaagtatttagctaCTGTGCTTGCTATTGGAACCGAATGTGATATTG CTATGCTAACGGTGAATGATGATGAGTTTTGGGAAGGAGTGTCACCCGTTGAGTTCGGCCAATTACCTGCACTTCAAGATGCTGTCACTGTTGTGGGTTATCCAATTGGGGGAGACACGATTTCTGTAACCAGTGGCGTTGTTTCACGAATTGAGATCCTTTCTTATGTTCATGGGTCGACTGAGCTTCTGGGTTTGCAG ATAGATGCTGCCATAAACTCAGGAAACTCTGGTGGGCCTGCCTTTAATGACAAAGGAAAATGCGTTGGCATTGCATTTCAGTCCCTTAAACATGAAGATGCTGAAAATATAGGGTATGTCATACCAACACCAGTCATCACCCACTTCATCCAAGACTATGAGAAGAATGGAGCATATACAG GATTCCCATTTCTCGGTATTGAGTGGCAAAAAATGGAAAATCCAGATTTGCGTAAGGCCATGGGAATGAAACATGATCAGAAGGGTGTTCGTATCAGGAGAATCGATCCCACTGCTTTAGAATCTAAGGTGTTAAAACCATCAGACATTATTCTCAGTTTTGATGGTGTAGATATTGCCAACGATGGAACCG TTCCCTTTAGGCATGGAGAGCGAATAGGTTTCAGCTACCTTATTTCCCAAAAGTATACCGGTGATGGTGCCGCAATTAAAGTTCTCCGCAGTTCTGAGGTTTTGAATTTTGACATCAAACTTACAACTCACCGGAAGCTCATTCCATCACATGTCAAAGGCAGACCACCTTCATATTATATTATTGCAGGATTGGTCTTCTCAACTGTTTCTGTTCCATATCTTCGTTCTGAG TACGGCAAGGAGTACGAATATGAAGCTCCTGTCAAGCTTTTGGATAAACTTCTGCACTCAATGCCTCAAACCCCAGATGAGCAGCTAGTTGTGGTTTCTCAG GTGCTCGTTGCTGATATTAATATTGGTTATGAGGACATTGTCAACACTCAG GTTCTTGCTTTCAATGGCAAGCCAGTGAAGAACCTTAAGAGCTTGGCCAACATGGTAGAAAATTGCAATGATGagtttttgaaatttgatttgGATTATGACCAG ATAGTAGTTCTCGCGACGAAGACTGCCAAGGCAGCCACTGTAGATATTCTCACTACACATTGCATACCTTCAGCAATGTCAGACGACCTTAAACAGTGA
- the LOC126673701 gene encoding protease Do-like 9, whose product MGQSRGSRKSKTQISTTKSTSKTTKNHELIGLTSSNSKHVNGSRVAGEIRRVVPDMDAVVKVFCVHTEPNYSLPWQRNKQYSSFSSGFVIGGRRVLTNAHSVEHYTQVKLKKRGSDTKYLATVLAIGTECDIAMLTVEDDEFWQGVSAIEFGELPALQDSVTVVGYPIGGDTISVTSGVVSRIEILSYTHGSTELLGLQIDAAINSGNSGGPTFNDKGQCIGIAFQSYSHTDAENIGYVIPTPVISHFIQDFEKNGAYTGFPLLGIGWQKMENPDLRMAMGMKHDQKGVRIRKIDPTTPESQVLKPSDIILSFDGIDIANDGTVPFGRGERIGFSYLVSQKYTGDSAAITILRDSEVLTIDIELAVYQHIAPVHVQGMPPYYIVSGFVFAVVSAPYLRSEYGEDMEGPVKLMDKVNSMRQFPDEEIVVVSQVLVADINIGYEDIVNTQVLAFNGKPARNLKSLANMVECCTDEYLKFELEHDQIAVLRTEPAKAATEDILTTNSIPSAMSDDIKSFIS is encoded by the exons ATGGGACAGTCAAGAGGAAGCCGCAAGTCTAAAACTCAAATATCAACCACCAAATCCACCTCTAAAACTACCAAAAACCACGAACTCATCGGTCTCACCAGCAGCAACAGTAAACACGTTAATGGCTCCCGTGTAGCTGGAGAGATTAGGAGAGTGGTACCGGATATGGACGCAGTGGTGAAAGTATTTTGTGTTCACACAGAACCAAATTATTCACTGCCATGGCAGAGGAATAAGCAGTATAGTTCGTTTAGTAGCGGGTTTGTGATTGGAGGAAGAAGGGTATTGACTAATGCACATTCTGTTGAGCATTACACCCAAGTTAAGCTCAAGAAACgcggctctgataccaagtatTTAGCTACTGTTCTTGCTATCGGAACTGAATGCGATATAG CTATGCTAACAGTTGAAGATGATGAGTTCTGGCAAGGAGTTTCAGCAATTGAGTTTGGTGAATTGCCTGCGCTTCAGGATTCTGTGACGGTTGTAGGATATCCAATTGGGGGAGACACAATTTCTGTGACTAGTGGAGTTGTTTCAAGAATTGAAATTCTATCTTATACCCACGGTTCAACTGAGCTTCTAGGCTTGCAGATAGATGCTGCAATAAACTCTGGCAATTCGGGTGGGCCAACTTTTAATGATAAAGGTCAATGCATTGGCATTGCTTTTCAGTCCTATAGTCATACAGATGCTGAAAATATAGGGTATGTGATACCAACACCAGTCATCTCCCACTTTATTCAAGATTTTGAGAAGAATGGAGCATATACAG GATTTCCATTGCTTGGGATTGGATGGCAGAAAATGGAAAATCCAGATTTGCGTATGGCTATGGGTATGAAACATGATCAGAAGGGTGTTCGGATCAGAAAAATTGATCCCACTACTCCTGAATCTCAAGTTCTGAAGCCGTCTGACATTATTCTTAGCTTTGATGGCATAGATATTGCCAATGATGGGACAG TTCCGTTTGGGCGTGGAGAACGGATAGGTTTTAGTTACCTTGTTTCGCAAAAGTACACAGGCGATAGTGCAGCAATTACAATTCTCCGCGATTCTGAGGTTTTAACTATTGATATCGAACTTGCTGTTTATCAACACATTGCTCCGGTACACGTTCAAGGCATGCCACCTTATTATATTGTTTCAGGATTTGTGTTCGCAGTCGTTTCTGCTCCATATCTCCGTTCTGAG TACGGTGAGGATATGGAAGGTCCTGTCAAGCTTATGGACAAAGTTAACTCGATGCGTCAATTCCCAGATGAGGAGATTGTTGTGGTTTCTCAG GTACTTGTGGCTGATATTAATATTGGTTACGAAGACATTGTGAATACTCAG GTTCTGGCTTTCAATGGAAAACCAGCGAGGAACCTGAAGAGCTTGGCAAACATGGTAGAATGTTGTACCGATGAATATTTGAAATTCGAATTGGAGCATGATCAG ATAGCAGTTCTTCGTACCGAGCCTGCCAAGGCTGCTACTGAAGATATTCTTACAACAAATTCCATACCTTCAGCAATGTCCGACGATATTAAATCATTCATATCTTAG
- the LOC126672897 gene encoding transcription elongation factor TFIIS-like, giving the protein MWKTKFSHEPTPIAHKPAKFQNSGTSKKVPTCNSSARDNLTKEILKGLRMVLQETNNIPTACDPVRVAASLESELFLKWGVLSNGNRNKYNSVLSKLKDPKNSDFRTSILIGEISPERVVFLSTLEIAGDLREARHRAQVLKKDHLFQFDF; this is encoded by the coding sequence ATGTGGAAGACCAAGTTTTCTCATGAACCAACTCCCATCGCCCACAAACCTGCTAAATTTCAGAACAGCGGAACCAGCAAGAAAGTTCCAACGTGCAACAGTTCCGCCAGGGACAATTTAACGAAAGAAATATTAAAGGGTTTACGCATGGTGCTTCAGGAAACAAATAATATCCCTACTGCATGTGATCCGGTGAGAGTTGCTGCTTCTTTGGAGTCTGAATTGTTTCTCAAGTGGGGAGTCTTGAGTAATGGAAACCGTAATAAATACAATTCAGTCTTGTCCAAACTCAAAGATCCGAAGAACTCAGATTTTCGGACAAGCATTCTGATCGGGGAAATTAGTCCTGAGAGAGTAGTTTTCTTGAGCACGCTTGAGATAGCCGGTGATCTCCGGGAAGCCCGCCATCGAGCTCAAGTACTGAAGAAGGATCATCTCTTTCAATTCGACTTCTGA
- the LOC126675149 gene encoding CASP-like protein 4A3, whose protein sequence is MEFKSKPRIQIPTTNMKRSSSSNSDYSHFESPHSPLRLSSPLPSDQGDLHDSPPFVSPMNSPQKSPPPVNNSMAIIAVDKFTQCTPQPSPKPPEHANGKSKAQAPPPVTVNRAVKEEGPTVMGKYKADGRSTVGVVQKPAGRSSRGEEKMKVGELGFRISEIVLCLISFSVMAADKTQGWSGDSYDRYREYRYCLSVNVIGFVYSGFQAYDLSYHLVTGKHVIRHHLRRHFTFFMDQILAYLLISASSSAATRVDDWQSNWGKDEFTEMATASVAMALLAFIAFAVSSLISGYNLYNNGST, encoded by the exons atggaattcaaATCTAAACCGAGAATTCAAATTCCGACCACCAACATGAAACGATCATCATCATCAAACTCCGATTACTCACACTTCGAGTCACCGCACTCACCGCTCCGCCTCAGTTCACCGCTCCCCTCCGACCAAGGCGACCTCCACGACTCCCCTCCCTTCGTTTCTCCAATGAACTCGCCACAAAAATCCCCGCCGCCGGTCAACAACTCAATGGCCATCATCGCAGTCGATAAGTTCACTCAGTGTACTCCTCAACCATCACCTAAACCGCCAGAACATGCTAACGGAAAAAGTAAAGCTCAGGCGCCTCCTCCGGTGACTGTTAATAGGGCAGTGAAGGAGGAGGGACCGACGGTGATGGGGAAGTATAAGGCGGACGGGAGATCGACGGTGGGAGTGGTGCAGAAGCCGGCGGGACGAAGCTCGAGAGGAGAGGAGAAGATGAAAGTGGGGGAGTTAGGGTTTAGAATTAGTGAGATTGTTTTGTGTTTGATTTCATTTTCGGTTATGGCGGCTGATAAGACTCAAGGTTGGAGTGGTGATTCGTATGATCGATATAGAGAATACAG GTATTGTTTGTCTGTGAATGTTATTGGATTTGTGTATTCTGGATTCCAAGCTTATGATTTAAGTTATCATTTGGTCACCGGGAAACATGTGATTCGCCATCATCTCCGTCGGCATTTCACTTTCTTCATGGATCAA atactagcatatcttcTGATATCAGCATCGTCATCAGCAGCTACCCGCGTAGATGACTGGCAATCTAACTGGGGCAAAGATGAGTTCACAGAGATGGCTACAGCTTCAGTTGCGATGGCGTTACTAGCTTTTATTGCCTTTGCTGTTAGCTCCCTTATATCCGGTTATAACCTATATAACAATGGGTCAACTTGA